A region of the Dyadobacter sp. CECT 9275 genome:
ATTGAGCAGGTATTTGACGACCTCGCACACCTGAGGATAAGTGTTTTCAGGGATTATCCTTATTTGTATGAAGGGGATGTTTCCTACGAAAAGAACTACCTGAAGACCTATGCGCGGTCCGAGCGCTCGTTGCTCTTTGCGGTTTATGATGGCAACAAAATGGTTGGCGCCACCACTTGTATACCGCTCGCAGATGAAACGGGGGAAATACAAATGCCCTTTCAGAATGCGGGCTTGGACCTGGATTCCATTTTTTATTTCGGAGAAAGTATATTGCTTCCTCACTTCAGGGGAATAGGACTGGGGCATCGTTTTTTTGACGAACGGGAGAAACACGCTGCAAGCTTTCAGACGTACAAATTAACCTGCTTCTGTGCGGTTGACCGAGGCAATGTCCATCCTGCAAAACCAGCAAATTATCGTGCAAACGACACTTTTTGGCTAAAACGCGGGTATCGGAAAGATAACACACTGCAAAGCCAAATGGAATGGCCGGACCTTGGGGAGGATCACCCCACACCCAAAACGATGATTTTCTGGACCAGGCCACTCATTAACTGATTAATTTTCATGACCCTTACCGTTGCCTCCGCCCAATATCCGATTACAGAGCACAGCAATTTCACCTCCTGGCAGCAGCATACCGAAAACTGGGTAAAAAAGGCTGTCGAAGACAACGCTTCCCTGTTGCTGTTTCCGGAATATGGCGCCATGGAACTGGTGAGTCTCTTCCCTGAAGATGTCCGGGAAGACATACGACGCCAGGTGCAGGCACTGGAAAATCTGAGGGAGGATTTTTGCAGAACCTACGAAGCACTGGCTGTAAAGTATAAATGTATCATCATTGCGCCCAGTTTTCCGGTGGCAGATCATGGCGGGTACGTAAACCGGGCATTTGTTTTTTCACCAACTGGCCAGGCCGGTTATCAGGACAAGTTCTTTATGACCAGATTTGAGAACGAAGACTGGGGCATACAGAGCGGTGAAAAGGTACTGACCCTTTTTGATACAGATTGGGGAGCCTTTGGAATTCAGATTTGTTACGATACTGAATTCAGCCTGGGGGCTCAGCTACTCTGCGCCGCGGGAGCAACATTCATACTCGCCCCAAGCTGTACCGAAACCATCCGAGGAGCAACGCGTGTACACATAGGAGCTCGTGCCCGAGCACTGGAAAACCAGGCCTATACCGTCGTTTCGCAAACCGTTGGAAACGCCCCCTGGTCTCCTGCCGTGGATATTAATTATGGTTATGCGGCGTTTTACGCAACACCCGACAAGGATCTGCCGGAAGAAGGTATTTTGGCCAGTATGAGCCCCCAGCAAGAAGGCTGGCTGGTACATACCCTGGACTTTACAAAAATCGAAAATGTGCGGTCAGACGGCCAGGTATTTAACTTTGCTGATACACAGAAAACCACCATTGGTTTTCGGGATCACGAAATAACCATCCGACGATTTTCCCTGCGGGGATGAGTATACCTTGCGTGCTGTTTGTGACTACGGATGGCTTTACTTCTTTTTCCGGACCTCCACCCGTTCGATCGCGTCCCTAAGCTGAAGAACATTGTCAATAGCCAATTTCTGAAAGATCCTGAACTTATAAGTGCTGATAGTCGAGGATTTTTTACCCAGCTTTTGAGCAATCCAGGAAGTTTTCATCCCCTGACACAGATATTTCACAATCTCGTGCTCTTTAGAGGTTAATGACAATACCTCGGTACCTGCCGCGTGCTTTTTGTCCATACCATCATTCCAAAGGGTTTCGCGTAATTCCTTACAAACGTAATACCTTCCTTCGGAAACCTCGTCAATGCACTCCCTCAGCTCAGCCACGCTGTTTTGCTTAGACAAATAGCCCTCGACCCCGGTTTTTAGATAACTGTGTACGTTTTCCGGATCCGGCTCTTCTTCAAACAAAATAATATGACAAGCAGGCTCCCTTTTCTTAATTTTTGCAACAATACTCAATAACGGCAAAGCCTGATCCTTACAGATACTTAGAATGACAAGATCAGGACGGGCTCCCGGATAGGAATGACGAAATGTTACGATATTACCCGCTTCCAGAATTAATGCTTCCGTAAATCGATCCTTAAGTATATACCGTAAACCAATGTGTACGATGGGATGTTTGCCGATTAATACAATCGTGGTCATACATATAAAATTTTGCTCAGCATCGCCTTATTTGGCCTTCATAAAGTGAGGTCACCCAACTCACAACTCATGCCGGGACAACAATAGAAAAGCACATTAAAAAATAAAGCCCCTGCGTGCCCGGTACGAAAACAGTGTTTGCCTGTCGGGATACCGATGGCGGCTCAGGTCGATTTTTATGAATCAAGCAGTGCGTGCCAGTTGTGTTGTACACTGCTTAAAACCCCACTTTGAAAGGGCATCTGCCAGTAAACCGCATTATCCTGCTCCAAAGCGAAAGTCGGCTGTAAGACGTTCCCGCTTAGCAGAGAACTAACAGGAGCGGATGGTTCTGGATACGTACGCACTAAGACACCCTTCCAAGGAAATGGAAGGGTGCTTAAGGTTGCTCAACTTATTTTGTTAACTCTTGCAAGTTACAATTAATGCCCGATTAACACTTTCTGGTTAACTGATGAGCCATCTGTGTGTATAATGCGTACCGTGTAAATGCCTGGAGCTAATCTGCTGACATTCATTGACTCCGAACTTTTAACAGATTCCTTCACCACCTGGCCTCCAAGATTACGTACCTGAACTCTGGCTATATCATTACCGGCGTCGGACTGCACAAATAACTCGTTAGCAACCGGATTAGGATAAACGTAAGCCGAAGCCTGAAGAATTTCCGACTTCACGTTAATGATCCTGCTGAAAGCAAAGGTTCCGTCACGGTCGATCATTTTAAGACGATAGTAATTGCGCCCGCTAAGTGGAGTCCGATCGCTAAACGTATAAGGGATAAGCTCGTTGCTTTCGCCTTGAGACGTTACCTTTCCGATGGACGACCAGCTTTTTCCATCGCGACTTCTTTGTACATCGAAATGGTCACTGTTGGTTTCGCTGGTTGTGCTCCAGTCCAGATGGTTAACATTACCTTCCGCTTTTGCATTGAATGATACCAGGGTTACCGGAAGAGGATTTGAGGCATAGGTGTATACCAGACAAACTCCGGCAGTTGCATTCGTAGTCAGCGTAGTTGTGATATTTCCGCCAGAGGTAGTGCTGGTTGTTTTCCCCTGAGCAGCAGCTTTAAACGTAATTGTCCCAGTTCCTGTATAGTTAGGGTCAAAACTTGGAACGTTTTGTGAATTTGTTTTGCCCGACGAGATATCCCAGTACTCCAGAGTTCCACTGGCAGGAACCGTTATAGTAGTTGCTCCGAAGTCGGTGCTAATAAACTGTTGATAAGTCACAAGTGTTGACAAAGTCCCAGCGGAAAACGGATCCAGAATGTAAACCGTAGCACCAATGTCCAATGTTTCAATAGTGGTTTCCGTGATTGCCCCAATGTCAATTTTAGGATGTGAAACCGCTGATGATGTAAACAGTTTAACAGAAAGTGGCTCCAATCCGGCAGTGGCAACTGCCTTATCTACCACAATCGATTGCTGATCTCCCGCGGCTATCCAGGGCGTTGCCTTGGGGTCGGACACACCGCAATTGGTTATGGTATTACTAACCTTTGTTAACTCAAGACCACTTCCGGGAGCAGTAGTCGTAGCAGTTGCTACAAACGAGGAAGACGGATTTCCTGTGGCTGCGGTAAAACCATCCGTTGGAAATTCATACTCAATTCTGTAGGTTTCTCCAACCTGCCCGGTCAATGAAAATTCACCAATAGAGTTACTGATTGCACTGGAAACCAAAACGTAAGTATTAGGAGTACCTGAAATTTCACGATATAGACGGGCCACTACTGCAGCTACTTTTTGCGTACTTCCGTTCACTGATATAGTACCGGTTATGATAGCGTCGTGGTCTGCATCATGATCCGGGGCCGGCAAAACCGGGTAGGTTTGAGCCATTGCCTGCATGCAGACAAACAGGCATAAGAAAACCGCTAAACAGGAAAATTTCTTCATTTTTTTATTGTTTTAAGTTAATCAATAATGCCGGAATACGCCGTGACAGCTGCTGTTCCGCATTACCAAGTGTATGGATATGAGAAGTTATTTTATCGGAATAATCACAAAATGCATGATCCTGTTTTTATTCACAGTATAAAAGTAAAAATAGAAATTATTCTATATGCGAAAAAACTGAACGAACCCGGCAATATACCCAGTGAGCCCGGCAATGAAAATATTTGTTGCTCTTAATATTTATTACTTTTACAATTTAAAGAGAAATATTTCCAAGTAAATGCTGTTAATTATTTCTACAAATTGGATCGTTAATTACTGTAAAACAGCGATATAATTTAGAGCTGTTTTCTCTTAACTTATTTCTTCTTTAACCACTTTAAAAAACGTGTTGCTTTGTCCTTGCTGACGATAAGAGGCTGCGGGGTCGGAACAGACAGGCTAACCTCAAGTTTCCGGGCTTCGATCTGCTGAATATTTACTACCGCCTTTCTTGAAATAATGAATTGTCGGTTGGCTCTAAAAAAATCACCTGGGTTTAATTCCGCCTCCAGATAATCCAATATTTTCCTGATTTCAAACTTTTGAGTTGCCGTGTAGAGATATACCAGATTATTGTCTGTATGAATGAACTGAATATCCTCGGTGGCCACTGGTATAATCTGGTTCCTGACATACACCAGCACTGAACTTTTGTAGCTTTTCTCTTCAAAATCACCCAGCATATTGTTAAACCGGGCGCTATAATCCGCCGATTCGTGATTAAAGAAATATTTAAACTGGCGGAG
Encoded here:
- a CDS encoding GNAT family N-acetyltransferase, whose translation is MAPSLHYVTLTGAAIEQVFDDLAHLRISVFRDYPYLYEGDVSYEKNYLKTYARSERSLLFAVYDGNKMVGATTCIPLADETGEIQMPFQNAGLDLDSIFYFGESILLPHFRGIGLGHRFFDEREKHAASFQTYKLTCFCAVDRGNVHPAKPANYRANDTFWLKRGYRKDNTLQSQMEWPDLGEDHPTPKTMIFWTRPLIN
- a CDS encoding carbon-nitrogen hydrolase family protein, which gives rise to MTLTVASAQYPITEHSNFTSWQQHTENWVKKAVEDNASLLLFPEYGAMELVSLFPEDVREDIRRQVQALENLREDFCRTYEALAVKYKCIIIAPSFPVADHGGYVNRAFVFSPTGQAGYQDKFFMTRFENEDWGIQSGEKVLTLFDTDWGAFGIQICYDTEFSLGAQLLCAAGATFILAPSCTETIRGATRVHIGARARALENQAYTVVSQTVGNAPWSPAVDINYGYAAFYATPDKDLPEEGILASMSPQQEGWLVHTLDFTKIENVRSDGQVFNFADTQKTTIGFRDHEITIRRFSLRG
- a CDS encoding response regulator transcription factor; its protein translation is MTTIVLIGKHPIVHIGLRYILKDRFTEALILEAGNIVTFRHSYPGARPDLVILSICKDQALPLLSIVAKIKKREPACHIILFEEEPDPENVHSYLKTGVEGYLSKQNSVAELRECIDEVSEGRYYVCKELRETLWNDGMDKKHAAGTEVLSLTSKEHEIVKYLCQGMKTSWIAQKLGKKSSTISTYKFRIFQKLAIDNVLQLRDAIERVEVRKKK
- a CDS encoding T9SS type A sorting domain-containing protein — translated: MKKFSCLAVFLCLFVCMQAMAQTYPVLPAPDHDADHDAIITGTISVNGSTQKVAAVVARLYREISGTPNTYVLVSSAISNSIGEFSLTGQVGETYRIEYEFPTDGFTAATGNPSSSFVATATTTAPGSGLELTKVSNTITNCGVSDPKATPWIAAGDQQSIVVDKAVATAGLEPLSVKLFTSSAVSHPKIDIGAITETTIETLDIGATVYILDPFSAGTLSTLVTYQQFISTDFGATTITVPASGTLEYWDISSGKTNSQNVPSFDPNYTGTGTITFKAAAQGKTTSTTSGGNITTTLTTNATAGVCLVYTYASNPLPVTLVSFNAKAEGNVNHLDWSTTSETNSDHFDVQRSRDGKSWSSIGKVTSQGESNELIPYTFSDRTPLSGRNYYRLKMIDRDGTFAFSRIINVKSEILQASAYVYPNPVANELFVQSDAGNDIARVQVRNLGGQVVKESVKSSESMNVSRLAPGIYTVRIIHTDGSSVNQKVLIGH
- a CDS encoding LytR/AlgR family response regulator transcription factor, which translates into the protein MNVLIIEDEMKAARELKSLAENLHEDVKVCQILQSVEEAMDWFGNNEMPELILSDIQLADGVSFDIFRNLAVQAPVIFCTAHDEYALRAFETNGIDYLLKPIEKSKLQKSFEKLRQFKYFFNHESADYSARFNNMLGDFEEKSYKSSVLVYVRNQIIPVATEDIQFIHTDNNLVYLYTATQKFEIRKILDYLEAELNPGDFFRANRQFIISRKAVVNIQQIEARKLEVSLSVPTPQPLIVSKDKATRFLKWLKKK